The window GGTTACCGTTCGTGCCCAGGCTGCGAACAAGGGGCCAGCCATGCCTGCCGCTGCCCAAGCTGTAAGAATGTAGCCATGGATAGCCCCCAGCTGTTTGGTACCGAACATATCACCGATATAGGCCGGTATGGTTGCAAAACCTCCACCGTAGCAGGAAAGGATCAGGAAGATCAGTCCCTGAAAATGGATAGCATTGGAAACTGCCGGTAGCAGGAAGTAAGCAATGATCTGTATGGAGAAGAAAATAGTGTACATATTGGGCCTGCCGATCAGATCTGAGAATGAGGCCCAGCCAATACGGCCGGCTCCGTTGAACAATCCCATTATACCAACCATGGTTGCAGCAGCAATGGCTGATAAACCTGCATACTCCTGTGCCATGGGTGAGGCCACCGAAATAATGGCAATGCCGCAGGTAATGTTAATGAACAGCATGATCCACAGATACCAGAAACGGGTGGTTTTAACAGCTTCGTTGGCGGTTAACTGCGACAGGTCTTCACTAATTTTTTGTTTACCCGCAACTACTTCAGCCTTGAAACCGGCGGGCATCCATCCCTTAGGCGGGGCAGAAAGGTAACGGGAAGATCCGAATATGATCAGGAAATACGCACTGCCCATGATGAAGAAGGTATTAGCGATGCCCACTGCTGAAATCAGATATACAATGAGCGGACTGCTGATAAGGGCAGCAAAGCCAAATCCCATAATGGCAAGACCTGTTGCCAGACCCCGGCGGTCGGGAAACCATTTAACCAGTGAAGAAACAGGAGTGATGTAGCCCACACCCAAACCTATACCGCCAAATACGCCATAGAACAGATAGAGAAGAGGCAGAGATTCCATTTTGATGGCAAAACCAGAGCCTGCAATGCCAATGCCAAAGAAAAGAGCTGCCAGCAAACCTGATTTTCTGGGACCGTGTTTTTCCAGAAAGTGGCCCAGAAACGCCGCAGAGATACCCAGGAAGAATATGGCCAGGCTAAAGGTGAACTGAGTATCTTTCAGCTCCCAGCCAAATTGATCAATCAGGGGCTTGGTGTAAACACTCCAGGCATAAACAGAACCAATAGATATGTGAATTCCAACGGCAGATGCGGCAATCAGCCACCTGTTTTTCTCCTTTGCCATAACGTTTATCAGATTTGTGATTGTAATTTGTCTTTGTTCCTGAGGGCCGCCCGAACATTGTTTGTAATAA of the Flammeovirgaceae bacterium 311 genome contains:
- a CDS encoding major facilitator superfamily protein (COG0477 Permeases of the major facilitator superfamily), with protein sequence MAKEKNRWLIAASAVGIHISIGSVYAWSVYTKPLIDQFGWELKDTQFTFSLAIFFLGISAAFLGHFLEKHGPRKSGLLAALFFGIGIAGSGFAIKMESLPLLYLFYGVFGGIGLGVGYITPVSSLVKWFPDRRGLATGLAIMGFGFAALISSPLIVYLISAVGIANTFFIMGSAYFLIIFGSSRYLSAPPKGWMPAGFKAEVVAGKQKISEDLSQLTANEAVKTTRFWYLWIMLFINITCGIAIISVASPMAQEYAGLSAIAAATMVGIMGLFNGAGRIGWASFSDLIGRPNMYTIFFSIQIIAYFLLPAVSNAIHFQGLIFLILSCYGGGFATIPAYIGDMFGTKQLGAIHGYILTAWAAAGMAGPLFAAWARTVTNNYNGTLYCFAALLVVALTVSFLIRWEIKKLRATKLELQQQQTVAYQPQAVLASN